The region GTCACGGTCACGAAGACCATCACGCCGGAGCCGTCGATCGTTGAGACGGTTGTTCCAGGCTCGACAGTCACCAACACGACGACCGTTACTGAGCGCCCAGTCGTGACCACGGTCAAGGAGCACGTCACCCCGACGACGGAGACCCACTACACGACCGTCCCAACGACGGTTGAGGTCACCCCGTCTGACGTCACCGAGACGAAGACCGAGCAGTCCACGGTCACGACGACTTCCACGAACGTCAACGTTCAGGAGATCATCAAGGAGTACTACACCCGGATCGAGAAGGAAGTCTACGAGATCCACAACACGATCGACATCCGTCACAAGGACGAGAAGAAGATCCTTGACATGGGCGATCTGAAGAAGCAGGGCTACTCCTGGCGCATCACGAAGGGCGAGGACCTCGTGATCGTGGATCGCGATAAGGACAACAACCTGATCATCAAGCCGAAGGATGACTTCAAGGGATCCGGTGTTGTTGAGATCGTCGTTACCGATGAGAACGGCAACGAGTACATCTACGAGCTGCAGATCAACGATCGCACTGGTGAGGTCGAGCACCTCAACAAGATCGTGAACAACTACTTCTACAACATCAACCAGGGTGGCTCTGATCGCACCAAGATCATCACGCTGGACAAGGGTGACAAGGTAGAGGTTCTCGAGGGTGGCGACATCGCGACCGTGAAGGACGATGGTGCTGGCAAGCTCGTCATCACCCCGAAGGACAAGGATGTTCACGGTGAGGTGATCGTCAAGATCACGTCGAAGAATGGTGAAGAGAAGCAAAACATCATCACTATTGAGAACATCAACTCCACCTACAAGGTGACCCGCGAGATCCTCAACACCTCCGTAGGCTTCGTTGAGCGTCGTGGCGGTACGAAGTTTGAGATCACCTCCGACGAGAACAAGGTCATCAAGGAGATCGTCGAGGACGGCGACAACTGGAAGATCGTTCCGAATGAGGGCGCTGAAGGCGAAGCAAAGGTCACCTTCACTGACAAGGACGGCCGTACCTACGACTTCACGTTCATCGTCAAGAAGGACGTGAATGCAGGTCCGGACATCCGTGACGTTGTGATCAACTACAACAAACAGGAAAAGCTCAACGGCAAGGTTGAGATCGAGCGTCGCGACAACTACACCATCAAGATTGTTAGCGGCGAAGAGTACGCAACGGTCGTTGAAGAGGACGGCCAGTGGGTTGTGAAGCCGACCGACGCCGCGGCCAATAATCTTCAGGGCAGCCAGGTCGTCGTTCAGGTGAACGATGACAAGGGTGAGCTGCGCAACATCTGGAACATCCAGATCAATCCGGCTCTCAACCAGGACACTTTCGAGAAGCGCGTGCTGCAGCGTGAGGCGGTTGATCGTTCCTACATGACGATTAACGCTGGCAACGCCACGAACAACAACCTCACCATCACTGAGGGTGAGGACTTGGTCGTCAAGGATGAGAAGAATACGAAGACCAACGACAACGGTGACACTACCGATTTGCGCTTCCGCTTCAAGCCGGGCACGAAGGGCCAGGTCAAGATCCAGGAGACGATGCGTTGGCGTCTCGATGGTGGTCCGAAGCTTCCTAAGGGTTCGACCATCCTCGACGAAACCTTGCTCGATCCAGAGAACGATGAACCGGACGTGTTGAAGGTCCTTGTCGAGAAGGCTCCGAAGGACAAGAATGGCAAGCCGTACGTTGACCTTGTCATCACCGAGTGGGTTGTTGATGTCGAGCCGGGTCACGTCCAGGAGCTGAACCACGAGTTCACCACTGACAACGACCTGACGATTCAGGGCACCGACCTCAAGCTCATCAAGGGCGAGGAGCTGCTGAAGTCGAAGCCTGAAGACGGCTCCATCATGAAGCTGGAGCCGAACCGCTTTGCGGACGGCACGGTTGTCGTTGAGAACCGCACGAAGGATGGCTACGTCTTCGAGCGTTACACCATCAACTTCAAGCCTGGTCGTGTCGTGAACAAGGTCACCAAGCTCAAGCGTGCGATCACGACTGATAGCACCGCGAAGCTGGCCCGCTACGAGAACGACAAGGTCTTCAAGGTCCTTGAAGGCACCCTTGCTGACGGTAAGGACATCACCAGCGAATTCAAGAAGTACTTCAAGTACTCCGAGGAGACGAACGAGTTTAAGCTCGTCCCGCTTGAGGCAGCAATCGGCAAGGTCTTCACCTTCCAGGTGGCTGACGATCGTGGCGTGTACGCGAACTACGAATTCACCGTTGGTGCTGGCGAAAACGAGAGCAACCGTACCTTCGAGATCCCAGAATCGTCCGAGTTCCGCGTGCTGCAGATCAACCCGAACACCATGGTGTGGGTCAGTGGTTCCGAGAACTTCACGACGAACGTCCAGGACAGCGGTTCTGTCGACGGCAAGAGCAACAAGATCTCTGAGTGGGTTGCAAAGCCTGTGAAGGGTTCGGCTGGCAAGTCCGGCATCGTGCAGGAGGTTGACCCAGACGGCAACGTTGTTAACCGTTACACGCTGAACATCACGGCACCGAAGGTCCGCAAGTTCGATGAGGTTCAGAAGGGCGCCATTGTTGGCGAGAGGGTGGAGCTCGAGAAGAAGGACAAGGACAACAATTTTGCCATCGTCAAGGGCGGCGACCTTGTCAAAGACAAGAGCGAGGATAACTCCAAGTTCACGTTGAAGAACGAGGCTGCCAACCAGACTGTGGTTGTTGAGGAGACGAACAAAAACGGTGACCTGGTGACTCGATACACCATCTCCGTGCTGCCAAAGGGCTGGTCCACTTCCGAGGGTGCAAACATTGCCGACCCGAACAAGCTCTTCATCATTAAGAAGAACGAGAAGACCGGCGTCATCACCATCCAGCTCAACCCTGACTCTGGCGTGAAGCTTGACCTGAGCAAGGTCGACTTCGACATTGTCGGCGGTAAGGCGACGAAGGAGTTCAAGGACGGCAAGTGGATCATCACCCCGGAGAAGAATGGCAACCTCACCATCGTGCCGATCTTCCCGAACTCTGCTCAGGGTGCTCCAGTCGATGTTGAGGTAAATATCACCGTTACGAAGGAAACCAAGGGTTCCTCGAACGCGAACTTCAAGGACCCGAAGTGCATCGCTGGTCTGGTCGGCATGGCGTCGCCACTGCTGCTGTTGATCCCGCTGGGCATCCTCTCCCAGGTCCGCATTCCGGGCCTCGAGAGCCTGCGCGCAGAGGTCAACGCAGCCATCAAGCGCGCTAACGATGACATCCAGCGTGGCCTGGGTATCTACGACCGCGACCGCGCAGAGCGCGCAGCCGGCCTGCAGGGTGCGTTCCAGGTAGCGAACCCACAGATGATCGGCCTCGCAGGTGGCGCCCTCGGTGCCATCACCGCCGGCCTGATCATCATGGACGTTGTCCTGCGTAGCTGTGGTGTGGACGAAGCAACGTCCTCCTACCAGCTGGGCAAGGCAACCGGCAACCAGACCCTGATTGACGGTTCCTCCAAGAAGGACGATCAGGGCACCGAGGAAGCAAAGCCTGCCGAGGACAAGCCAGCGGAGAACAACTAACGTTGACTCCGTCTCAGGCTGAGGTCAGGGCATAACAAAACCCGGCCCGCACACCACACGGTGCGCGGGCCGGGTTTTCTCTTGCAGTAAAGGGAATCGGCTACTTCCGCTTCTTCGGCAACGCCATCAGCGCCGCACCCATCGAAACCAGCCACGAATCCTTCGCCAGGGAAAGGCCATCGTGGGAAGGACGGATGCCGTCGTCCTCGGTCATGGCGTCGTTGTTGAAGTACATCGTCAACATGCCAGCGCCAAACGAGCCAAGGGCCGCACCGGCGAGACGGTTGCTCACAAAGGGGGCGAGCAGCGCGCCGGCCACCGCTGCCTCAGAGACAGCGAGACCCTTGCCGAACTGCTCCGGATCCAACTTGCCAAGCGCAGGGATGCCCGTGGCAGCCATGCCTTGGAGGCCCTCGGCGGCCTCGCGGTTGAGGCCGAACTTGCCCAGGGCAGAGTTCAAAATGAAAAGCCCCGTCGGGACGCGCAGGGCAACGGATGCAAGCTTTGCGGATGTAGACATAGTGTGCTCCTTCGTTATTGGTAGATCGCAATGCGTGTTGACGCATCAACAATGTTGCGAGTCTACCAGTCGTAGAAGTCACCTGCAGAAGGGGGAGCGCACCAAATTCGTGATTTTCCGAAGGTCGCACACGTGTTTTCCCAGGTCACTAAACGCGCCGCTCTGTGTCAAGTGGTTGTGGGCCAGATTCATGGTTAACAATGCATCATCAATGCACGCGGCGTCGGCGCCGTCTTACTCGTTGTGCGGATAATCGTGACTTTCTCAGGCAACCCAATCGGTGTTTTCGGTATCGCGGTAATTAGCCCATCGGCAAGTGCTTGCTCGACGGCATCTCGCCGGGTGGCTTCCATCTGTTGCCACGTGCCGTCAAGCACGCTTTGCGGTGTGTAGCCATTAATCCCTCTGTGGGGCCGTTGGTTATACAAGTGTGTAAACTCATCAACCCAGCTCGCCGCGTGCTTAATGCTGGCAAAAGCCCTCGGGTAGTAGGCCATACCTTTCATCGTGTGAAACAACGACTCCATATGCGGATTATCGTTACTGATCGACGGCCTACTGAACGACCGTTTGACCTGGTGGGCATCAAAAAGTTCGCCAAGGCTACGACTAGTCATCGCTGCCCCGTTATCGGAGTGCACCGTGTCAACATCAGGGTGTGCGGCAAAGATTTCTTCAAACATATGCCGTGCCACGCGGGAATCTTCGTGGTGGGCAACGACTGCGCCAACAACAGCACGGGAATAGAGATCGATTGCGGTATGGCAGGCGTAGTACTGGTTGGTGTACTTGCCTGGAAGGTAGGTGATATCCCAGCACAGCACTTGACCTGGCCGGTGTGCTTCAACATGTGGGGACTGGTTGTTGCCGCGTGCACGCCGCGGGCGTGTTCTGCTTGTGCCGTGGCGTTGTGATAAGAGTTTGCCGTGTGCTTTGGCAACCCGGTAGAAGCTACGCAAGCTGGCGATATAGCACCCATTGTTCAATGCGTGGTAGAAGACATCATCCACACTCGAATACGGATTGGCATCCAACAAGGCCAAAATGTCGTTGACTTGCGCATCGGTTAAGCGTTTGATGTTGCGTTTGTGATGCGGGATCGGATCTTGCTTCTTCGGGCGAGGATTGTCCTGGTAATACCGCCTGGAACGCGCCACTCCTAACACGCTGCAAGCTTTCCTCATTGAGTGACCGATACCAACGAGGGCTTC is a window of Corynebacterium pseudogenitalium DNA encoding:
- a CDS encoding DDE-type integrase/transposase/recombinase, yielding MLGVARSRRYYQDNPRPKKQDPIPHHKRNIKRLTDAQVNDILALLDANPYSSVDDVFYHALNNGCYIASLRSFYRVAKAHGKLLSQRHGTSRTRPRRARGNNQSPHVEAHRPGQVLCWDITYLPGKYTNQYYACHTAIDLYSRAVVGAVVAHHEDSRVARHMFEEIFAAHPDVDTVHSDNGAAMTSRSLGELFDAHQVKRSFSRPSISNDNPHMESLFHTMKGMAYYPRAFASIKHAASWVDEFTHLYNQRPHRGINGYTPQSVLDGTWQQMEATRRDAVEQALADGLITAIPKTPIGLPEKVTIIRTTSKTAPTPRALMMHC